The following are from one region of the Brienomyrus brachyistius isolate T26 chromosome 4, BBRACH_0.4, whole genome shotgun sequence genome:
- the phldb2b gene encoding pleckstrin homology-like domain family B member 2 isoform X6 — MKSMMPRKNPVCPLGYASDHLRLDHSPGVGVSGVRGPCSSGDLLMDTLQRRRLAAEVGLRTNGNCNPSYYSVTHSPSISPIPRPLVQTPDITPRHHQDQGVRPGAADRPPLSIRPPVHTSGNTLLSQGRDGPLPYRRSSSRHQSQDNVFLSTSEDRRLPRSAWNGSSPDRDARLLLGGSSGAASMPSSPQLARRLRPHDVGGLRGSPGGDGGLDPMPRQRKYSAGSLGAMGTHSRSLPRLYKATENQLQPFTLAPPLQSGDSQARPPIPPEPMSNSHKEVVSILLSSRSPTRRSTPSESSLPDSAPSKSTSPRIAKKLSLTSSASCSDLEHNALRGSSPSLDQGLGERRPSFGKAGLGLWPTRERRGSISSLSGKEELRDYHQRQRDERLREQEVERLERQRLETILSLCSELGHSGGEQGGSAEADLQKINQELERLQLSDDESDATIPDTAKAWTLLRSGLSPSPSTQMLRTPRAPEPAADVQLRVREAAHMEEERVAVLNRMEELQQKIKDLDNQMEESVREMELERALVDGEHDAETVQMEREKELLNQLNEKLVDVEKNSLVDKSQDAEALELETKRFEDLEFQQLERESRQDEEKEAQSQQLLRDIAEHQRSAASCKERLQALQKQSSQIQQQAEQEKDAFLREKRDLQALLHKERETLTVLETKYMALTGGRDFSSTASLKELAAVCHTLGPPTILCGPLSHPDLLVLSSQLASLCAKSAEGYVTVSEINEIYEQFGVNPTPEGQATPSPKYELESSSSPEECTPQPGEEEPDLYSFLVEGVVLPGPAPSSPHSHRPVPKPPSVHWPDDMVTYHDSTPLSESPPPLPIKKHYRRKQVKGMPTWCTGMGSRASLRGCVACRLCRTVCVWDRGQLESEGADVSLTAPLQNFRTLEEKRWGVKEAGSVLSDTVPRRRVQPMVSPAFSSSTLGRSTTPKSHQPLVQSSSCGSMLPHNLAVAPSDPESRRQHRGHVPGPGQQPLSGRVASQSSVCLLYGDDAHAYDTLSVDSSDSMETSISACSPDNVSSASTSNMAKLEEMERLLREAQAEKHRLLENREREMEARRQALEEERRRREELEKRLQEETSRRQKLIEREVKMRERQKAQSRPLTRYLPVRKDDFDLRSHIESAGHHADTCYHVSLTEKTCRGFLVKMGGKIKTWKKRWFVFDRNRRTLSYYADKHEAKLKGVIYFQAIEEVYYDHLKNAHKSPNPSLTFSVKTHDRVYYMVAPSPEAMRIWMDVIVTGAEGYTQFMV, encoded by the exons ATGAAGAGCATGATGCCCCGGAAGAACCCCGTGTGCCCCCTGGGATATGCCTCTG ATCACCTCCGGTTAGACCACAGCCCTGGAGTGGGCGTGTCTGGTGTACGGGGGCCATGCTCAAGTGGGGATCTCCTGATGGATACGCTACAGAGGCGGAGACTGGCTGCGGAGGTGGGCCTTCGCACCAATGGCAACTGTAACCCATCCTACTACAGTGTGACTCATTCTCCGTCCATCAGTCCCATCCCCCGCCCCCTGGTGCAGACCCCTGACATAACACCCCGCCATCATCAGGACCAGGGTGTGAGGCCCGGTGCTGCCGATCGCCCCCCCTTGTCCATCAGGCCACCCGTGCATACCTCGGGAAACACCCTTCTGAGCCAGGGCAGGGATGGGCCCCTCCCTTACCGCCGCTCCAGCTCCCGGCACCAGTCCCAGGACAACGTCTTCTTGTCCACCTCTGAGGACAGACGTTTACCACGGTCCGCATGGAATGGCTCATCTCCTGACCGCGATGCCCGCTTACTACTTGGGGGCAGCAGTGGGGCCGCCAGCATGCCCTCCAGTCCCCAGCTGGCTCGCCGCCTTCGACCTCATGATGTGGGGGGCCTACGGGGGAGCCCAGGAGGGGATGGTGGGCTGGACCCCATGCCCAGACAGAGGAAGTACTCCGCAGGCTCACTGGGAGCCatggggacccacagccggtctTTGCCCCGTCTGTACAAGGCCACTGAGAACCAGCTGCAACCCTTCACTCTGGCTCCGCCCCTGCAATCTGGGGACAGTCAGGCCCGTCCCCCTATCCCACCCGAGCCTATGAGCAACAGCCACAAGGAGGTGGTGTCCATCTTACTATCCTCCCGCTCACCCACGCGACGCTCTACCCCTTCAGAATCCAGCCTACCAGACAGCGCCCCCAGCAAGTCCACCAGCCCCCGCATTGCCAAGAAGCTGAGCCTGACATCCTCGGCATCCTGCTCAGACCTGGAACACAATGCCCTGCGTGGGTCCTCCCCTTCTTTGGACCAAGGGCTCGGTGAGAGGCGACCCTCCTTTGGGAAGGCAGGCTTGGGGCTGTGGCCTACTAGAGAGAGGCGTGGCAGCATCAGCTCGCTGAGCGGAAAGGAGGAGCTGAGAGATTACCACCAGCGGCAGAGGGACGAGCGTCTGCGCGAGCAGGAGGTGGAGAGACTG GAGCGACAGCGCTTGGAGACCATTCTCAGCCTGTGCTCGGAGCTGGGCCACTCAGGGGGCGAGCAAGGGGGCTCCGCCGAGGCCGACCTGCAGAAGATCAACCAGGAACTTGAGaggctgcagctgtctgacgaTGAGTCCGACGCCACCATCCCTGACACAGCCAAGGCATGGACTCTGCTTCGCTCTGGACTCTCCCCTTCCCCCTCCACACAGATGCTCAGGACCCCCAGG GCTCCAGAGCCAGCTGCGGATGTACAGCTGAGGGTGAGGGAGGCGGCCCATATGGAGGAGGAGAGGGTCGCTGTGCTGAACCgcatggaggagctgcagcagaaGATCAAAGACCTGGACAACCAGATGGAAGAGTCTGTGCGAGAA ATGGAGTTAGAACGTGCCCTGGTGGACGGGGAGCACGACGCCGAGACGGTGCAGATGGAGCGTGAGAAGGAGCTCCTGAACCAGCTGAATGAGAAGCTTGTTGACGTGGAGAAGAACAGTTTAGTGGACAAGTCTCAG GACGCGGAGGCCCTGGAGCTGGAGACGAAGCGGTTCGAGGACCTCGAGTTCCAGCAGCTGGAGCGGGAGAGCCGGCAGGATGAGGAGAAGGAGGCGCAAAGCCAGCAGCTGCTGAGGGACATCGCTGAGCACCAGCGCAGCGCGGCATCTTGCAAG GAGCGGCTACAGGCACTGCAGAAACAGTCCAGCCAGATCCAGCAGCAGGCTGAGCAGGAGAAAGATGCCTTTCTGCGGGAGAAGAGGGACCTGCAGGCCCTGCTGCACAAG GAGAGGGAGACCCTGACGGTCTTGGAGACGAAGTATATGGCTCTGACAGGGGGGAGGGACTTCTCCAGCACGGCTTCACTGAAAGAG CTGGCTGCAGTGTGCCACACCCTAGGCCCCCCCACCATCCTCTGCGGCCCCCTGTCCCACCCTGACCTGCTGGTCCTCTCCTCTCAGCTGGCTTCCCTCTGTGCCAAGAGCGCTGAG GGTTATGTGACAGTCAGTGAAATCAATGAGATTTATGAGCAGTTTGGGGTTAACCCCACCCCTGAAGGCCAAGCCACACCCTCACCCAAGTATGAGCTTGAGTCCAGCTCCAGCCCTGAGGAGTGTACCCCCCagccgggggaggaggag CCTGACCTTTATTCCTTCCTTGTGGAGGGTGTGGTTCTCCCTGGCcctgccccctcctcaccccACTCCCACCGTCCGGTCCCCAAGCCTCCCTCAGTGCACTGGCCAGATGACATGGTGACCTACCATGACTCCACGCCCCTCTCTGAGTCCCCCCCTCCGCTTCCCATCAAAAAACACTACCGCCGCAAACAGGTAAAGGGCATGCCCACATGGTGCACTGGCATGGGTTCCAGGGCCTCACTGCGAGGGTGTGTAGCCTGCCGCCTCTGTCgcactgtgtgtgtttgggacCGGGGGCAGCTGGAATCGGAGGGTGCAGACGTCAGCCTCACTGCTCCTCTGCAGAACTTCCGTACCCTGGAGGAGAAGAGGTGGGGCGTGAAGGAGGCGGGGTCTGTGCTGAGTGACACGGTGCCTCGTCGGAGGGTCCAGCCAATGGTATCGCCCGCTTTCAGCAGCTCCACGCTGGGCCGCTCCACCACCCCCAAG TCTCATCAGCCTCTGGTGCAGAGCTCCAGCTGTGGCAGCATGCTCCCTCATAACCTGGCCGTAGCCCCCAGCGACCCAGAGAGCCGCCGTCAGCACAGAG GTCATGTCCCCGGGCCTGGGCAGCAGCCCCTGAGCGGCCGGGTGGCGTCACAGTCCAGCGTGTGCCTGCTGTACGGCGACGACGCACACGCCTACGACACTCTGAGCGTAGACAGCTCTGACAGCATGGAGACCAGCATCTCTGCCTGCTCGCCAGACAACGTGTCCAG CGCCAGCACCTCCAACATGGCCAAGCTGGAGGAGATGGAAAGGCTCTTGAGGGAGGCCCAGGCGGAGAAGCACAGGCTGCTGGAGAACCGG GAGCGAGAGATGGAGGCACGCCGGCAGGCcctggaggaggagaggaggcggAGGGAGGAGCTGGAGAAGCGACTGCAGGAGGAGACCAGTAGGAGGCAGAAGCTGATTGAGAGGGAGGTGAAGATGAGGGAGAGGCAGAAAGCTCAG TCTCGCCCCCTGACCCGTTACCTGCCCGTGAGGAAGGACGACTTCGACCTCCGCAGCCACATCGAGTCGGCTGGCCACCACGCAGACACTTGCTACCACGTGTCACTGACAGAGAAGACCTGTAGAGGCTTCCTGGTCAAGATGGGCGGCAAGATCAAGACCTGGAAGAAGCGCTGGTTCGTCTTCGATCGCAACCGCCGGACGCTGTCCTACTATGCCG ATAAGCATGAAGCCAAGCTGAAGGGTGTGATCTACTTCCAGGCCATCGAGGAGGTCTATTACGACCACCTGAAGAATGCACACAAG AGTCCGAATCCGTCGCTGACATTCAGTGTGAAGACACACGACCGCGTGTACTACATGGTGGCACCATCGCCAGAGGCCATGCGCATCTGGATGGATGTGATTGTCACGGGAGCAGAGGGATACACACAGTTCATGGTGTAA
- the phldb2b gene encoding pleckstrin homology-like domain family B member 1 isoform X7, with the protein MSVLLRSRSPATDTDSSFSAMGTESTSPPGSSSHLEADQHGAPSGKSPPLDLIDTGKALKVQTATPHLVSLGSGRLSVAITLLPLKEGVTRIGREDAPIPQDITIEGPGIEAEHCLIKNKGGLITLDPCGNPCALDGIPVMKPTQLTQGYTLCLGKSYFFRFNHPEEASRMKSMMPRKNPVCPLGYASDHLRLDHSPGVGVSGVRGPCSSGDLLMDTLQRRRLAAEVGLRTNGNCNPSYYSVTHSPSISPIPRPLVQTPDITPRHHQDQGVRPGAADRPPLSIRPPVHTSGNTLLSQGRDGPLPYRRSSSRHQSQDNVFLSTSEDRRLPRSAWNGSSPDRDARLLLGGSSGAASMPSSPQLARRLRPHDVGGLRGSPGGDGGLDPMPRQRKYSAGSLGAMGTHSRSLPRLYKATENQLQPFTLAPPLQSGDSQARPPIPPEPMSNSHKEVVSILLSSRSPTRRSTPSESSLPDSAPSKSTSPRIAKKLSLTSSASCSDLEHNALRGSSPSLDQGLGERRPSFGKAGLGLWPTRERRGSISSLSGKEELRDYHQRQRDERLREQEVERLERQRLETILSLCSELGHSGGEQGGSAEADLQKINQELERLQLSDDESDATIPDTAKAWTLLRSGLSPSPSTQMLRTPRAPEPAADVQLRVREAAHMEEERVAVLNRMEELQQKIKDLDNQMEESVREMELERALVDGEHDAETVQMEREKELLNQLNEKLVDVEKNSLVDKSQDAEALELETKRFEDLEFQQLERESRQDEEKEAQSQQLLRDIAEHQRSAASCKERLQALQKQSSQIQQQAEQEKDAFLREKRDLQALLHKERETLTVLETKYMALTGGRDFSSTASLKENFRTLEEKRWGVKEAGSVLSDTVPRRRVQPMVSPAFSSSTLGRSTTPKSHQPLVQSSSCGSMLPHNLAVAPSDPESRRQHRGHVPGPGQQPLSGRVASQSSVCLLYGDDAHAYDTLSVDSSDSMETSISACSPDNVSSASTSNMAKLEEMERLLREAQAEKHRLLENREREMEARRQALEEERRRREELEKRLQEETSRRQKLIEREVKMRERQKAQSRPLTRYLPVRKDDFDLRSHIESAGHHADTCYHVSLTEKTCRGFLVKMGGKIKTWKKRWFVFDRNRRTLSYYADKHEAKLKGVIYFQAIEEVYYDHLKNAHKSPNPSLTFSVKTHDRVYYMVAPSPEAMRIWMDVIVTGAEGYTQFMV; encoded by the exons CTGGAGGCTGATCAGCATGGCGCCCCCTCAGGCAAG AGCCCGCCCCTTGACCTGATTGACACAGGAAAGGCGCTGAAGGTGCAGACGGCCACGCCGCATTTGGTCAGCCTTGGCAGTGGCCGTCTGAGTGTGGCCATCACCCTGTTGCCACTCAAAGAAG GAGTGACTCGGATTGGACGCGAGGATGCCCCCATTCCCCAGGACATCACCATTGAGGGTCCTGGGATCGAGGCCGAGCACTGTCTGATCAAGAACAAGGGGGGGCTCATCACCTTGGACCCCTGTGGAAACCCTTGTGCCCTCGATGGCATCCCTGTGATGAAGCCCACGCAGCTGACCCAAG GGTACACGCTGTGCCTTGGTAAGTCCTACTTCTTCCGCTTTAACCACCCCGAGGAGGCCAGCCGAATGAAGAGCATGATGCCCCGGAAGAACCCCGTGTGCCCCCTGGGATATGCCTCTG ATCACCTCCGGTTAGACCACAGCCCTGGAGTGGGCGTGTCTGGTGTACGGGGGCCATGCTCAAGTGGGGATCTCCTGATGGATACGCTACAGAGGCGGAGACTGGCTGCGGAGGTGGGCCTTCGCACCAATGGCAACTGTAACCCATCCTACTACAGTGTGACTCATTCTCCGTCCATCAGTCCCATCCCCCGCCCCCTGGTGCAGACCCCTGACATAACACCCCGCCATCATCAGGACCAGGGTGTGAGGCCCGGTGCTGCCGATCGCCCCCCCTTGTCCATCAGGCCACCCGTGCATACCTCGGGAAACACCCTTCTGAGCCAGGGCAGGGATGGGCCCCTCCCTTACCGCCGCTCCAGCTCCCGGCACCAGTCCCAGGACAACGTCTTCTTGTCCACCTCTGAGGACAGACGTTTACCACGGTCCGCATGGAATGGCTCATCTCCTGACCGCGATGCCCGCTTACTACTTGGGGGCAGCAGTGGGGCCGCCAGCATGCCCTCCAGTCCCCAGCTGGCTCGCCGCCTTCGACCTCATGATGTGGGGGGCCTACGGGGGAGCCCAGGAGGGGATGGTGGGCTGGACCCCATGCCCAGACAGAGGAAGTACTCCGCAGGCTCACTGGGAGCCatggggacccacagccggtctTTGCCCCGTCTGTACAAGGCCACTGAGAACCAGCTGCAACCCTTCACTCTGGCTCCGCCCCTGCAATCTGGGGACAGTCAGGCCCGTCCCCCTATCCCACCCGAGCCTATGAGCAACAGCCACAAGGAGGTGGTGTCCATCTTACTATCCTCCCGCTCACCCACGCGACGCTCTACCCCTTCAGAATCCAGCCTACCAGACAGCGCCCCCAGCAAGTCCACCAGCCCCCGCATTGCCAAGAAGCTGAGCCTGACATCCTCGGCATCCTGCTCAGACCTGGAACACAATGCCCTGCGTGGGTCCTCCCCTTCTTTGGACCAAGGGCTCGGTGAGAGGCGACCCTCCTTTGGGAAGGCAGGCTTGGGGCTGTGGCCTACTAGAGAGAGGCGTGGCAGCATCAGCTCGCTGAGCGGAAAGGAGGAGCTGAGAGATTACCACCAGCGGCAGAGGGACGAGCGTCTGCGCGAGCAGGAGGTGGAGAGACTG GAGCGACAGCGCTTGGAGACCATTCTCAGCCTGTGCTCGGAGCTGGGCCACTCAGGGGGCGAGCAAGGGGGCTCCGCCGAGGCCGACCTGCAGAAGATCAACCAGGAACTTGAGaggctgcagctgtctgacgaTGAGTCCGACGCCACCATCCCTGACACAGCCAAGGCATGGACTCTGCTTCGCTCTGGACTCTCCCCTTCCCCCTCCACACAGATGCTCAGGACCCCCAGG GCTCCAGAGCCAGCTGCGGATGTACAGCTGAGGGTGAGGGAGGCGGCCCATATGGAGGAGGAGAGGGTCGCTGTGCTGAACCgcatggaggagctgcagcagaaGATCAAAGACCTGGACAACCAGATGGAAGAGTCTGTGCGAGAA ATGGAGTTAGAACGTGCCCTGGTGGACGGGGAGCACGACGCCGAGACGGTGCAGATGGAGCGTGAGAAGGAGCTCCTGAACCAGCTGAATGAGAAGCTTGTTGACGTGGAGAAGAACAGTTTAGTGGACAAGTCTCAG GACGCGGAGGCCCTGGAGCTGGAGACGAAGCGGTTCGAGGACCTCGAGTTCCAGCAGCTGGAGCGGGAGAGCCGGCAGGATGAGGAGAAGGAGGCGCAAAGCCAGCAGCTGCTGAGGGACATCGCTGAGCACCAGCGCAGCGCGGCATCTTGCAAG GAGCGGCTACAGGCACTGCAGAAACAGTCCAGCCAGATCCAGCAGCAGGCTGAGCAGGAGAAAGATGCCTTTCTGCGGGAGAAGAGGGACCTGCAGGCCCTGCTGCACAAG GAGAGGGAGACCCTGACGGTCTTGGAGACGAAGTATATGGCTCTGACAGGGGGGAGGGACTTCTCCAGCACGGCTTCACTGAAAGAG AACTTCCGTACCCTGGAGGAGAAGAGGTGGGGCGTGAAGGAGGCGGGGTCTGTGCTGAGTGACACGGTGCCTCGTCGGAGGGTCCAGCCAATGGTATCGCCCGCTTTCAGCAGCTCCACGCTGGGCCGCTCCACCACCCCCAAG TCTCATCAGCCTCTGGTGCAGAGCTCCAGCTGTGGCAGCATGCTCCCTCATAACCTGGCCGTAGCCCCCAGCGACCCAGAGAGCCGCCGTCAGCACAGAG GTCATGTCCCCGGGCCTGGGCAGCAGCCCCTGAGCGGCCGGGTGGCGTCACAGTCCAGCGTGTGCCTGCTGTACGGCGACGACGCACACGCCTACGACACTCTGAGCGTAGACAGCTCTGACAGCATGGAGACCAGCATCTCTGCCTGCTCGCCAGACAACGTGTCCAG CGCCAGCACCTCCAACATGGCCAAGCTGGAGGAGATGGAAAGGCTCTTGAGGGAGGCCCAGGCGGAGAAGCACAGGCTGCTGGAGAACCGG GAGCGAGAGATGGAGGCACGCCGGCAGGCcctggaggaggagaggaggcggAGGGAGGAGCTGGAGAAGCGACTGCAGGAGGAGACCAGTAGGAGGCAGAAGCTGATTGAGAGGGAGGTGAAGATGAGGGAGAGGCAGAAAGCTCAG TCTCGCCCCCTGACCCGTTACCTGCCCGTGAGGAAGGACGACTTCGACCTCCGCAGCCACATCGAGTCGGCTGGCCACCACGCAGACACTTGCTACCACGTGTCACTGACAGAGAAGACCTGTAGAGGCTTCCTGGTCAAGATGGGCGGCAAGATCAAGACCTGGAAGAAGCGCTGGTTCGTCTTCGATCGCAACCGCCGGACGCTGTCCTACTATGCCG ATAAGCATGAAGCCAAGCTGAAGGGTGTGATCTACTTCCAGGCCATCGAGGAGGTCTATTACGACCACCTGAAGAATGCACACAAG AGTCCGAATCCGTCGCTGACATTCAGTGTGAAGACACACGACCGCGTGTACTACATGGTGGCACCATCGCCAGAGGCCATGCGCATCTGGATGGATGTGATTGTCACGGGAGCAGAGGGATACACACAGTTCATGGTGTAA